In a genomic window of Variovorax paradoxus:
- a CDS encoding MFS transporter — MQMWVARLFGTAASQMLLVAIGWHMYELTNSAWDLGLVGLYQFVPALLLALLAGHVVDRHHRGRIVAACFAVQGLVALALLFAVLRGHDSRALLLGLSLVLGAVRAFQMPAQQALTPMLVPPVMLARAMAFSSAGMQGAIIGGPALGGLLFVAGMAVVYGASVLFFVVACALVLRLRYAYVPKAREPVTLATVFAGVNFIWNRKPVLGAVSLDLFAVLLGGAVALLPIYAKDILHTGPWGLGLLRGAPAVGALVMSIALTRRPIERRVGRALLMAIALFGLCMVVFGISRSFIVSLIALAVSGGADMVNVVIRQTLVQLETPDAMRGRVSAVNSIFIGASNQLGEFESGATAALLGPVGSVVVGGVGTMLVALTWFRLFPSLAQRDRLVVAAPAVRG; from the coding sequence ATGCAGATGTGGGTGGCGCGCCTGTTCGGCACCGCCGCCTCGCAGATGCTGCTGGTGGCCATCGGCTGGCACATGTACGAGCTCACCAACAGCGCCTGGGACCTGGGCCTGGTCGGGCTCTACCAGTTCGTGCCGGCGCTGCTGCTGGCGCTGCTCGCCGGTCACGTGGTCGACCGCCACCACCGCGGCCGCATCGTCGCGGCTTGCTTCGCGGTGCAGGGGCTGGTGGCGCTGGCGCTGCTGTTCGCGGTGCTGCGCGGCCACGACAGCCGCGCGCTGCTGCTGGGCCTGTCGCTGGTGCTGGGCGCGGTGCGCGCGTTCCAGATGCCGGCGCAGCAGGCGCTGACGCCGATGCTGGTGCCGCCGGTCATGCTGGCGCGCGCCATGGCCTTCAGCTCGGCCGGCATGCAGGGCGCGATCATCGGCGGGCCGGCGCTCGGCGGGCTGCTGTTCGTGGCGGGCATGGCGGTGGTCTATGGCGCGAGCGTGCTGTTCTTCGTGGTGGCCTGCGCGCTGGTGCTGCGGCTGCGCTATGCCTACGTGCCCAAGGCGCGCGAGCCGGTCACGCTAGCCACGGTGTTCGCGGGCGTCAACTTCATCTGGAACCGCAAGCCGGTGCTCGGCGCGGTCTCGCTCGACCTGTTCGCGGTGCTGCTGGGCGGCGCGGTGGCGCTGCTGCCGATCTATGCCAAGGACATCCTGCACACCGGCCCCTGGGGCCTGGGACTGCTGCGCGGCGCGCCGGCAGTGGGCGCGCTGGTGATGTCGATCGCGCTCACGCGCCGGCCGATCGAGCGCCGCGTGGGCCGCGCGCTGTTGATGGCGATCGCGCTGTTCGGCCTGTGCATGGTGGTGTTCGGCATCTCGCGCAGCTTCATCGTCTCGCTGATCGCGCTCGCGGTCTCGGGCGGCGCCGACATGGTCAACGTGGTGATCCGCCAGACGCTGGTGCAGCTCGAGACGCCCGACGCCATGCGCGGACGCGTCAGCGCGGTCAACTCGATCTTCATCGGTGCCAGCAACCAGCTCGGCGAATTCGAATCGGGCGCCACCGCGGCGCTGCTCGGGCCGGTAGGTTCGGTGGTGGTGGGCGGTGTCGGCACGATGCTGGTCGCGCTGACCTGGTTCCGGCTCTTCCCCTCGCTGGCGCAGCGCGACCGGCTGGTGGTGGCGGCGCCGGCCGTGCGCGGCTGA
- a CDS encoding RluA family pseudouridine synthase, with product MAPPPLQPVHEDAHLLVLDKPAGLLCVPGRGEDKQDCLSARAQRQWPNALIVHRLDMATSGLVLMARGLEMQRALSDAFATRQIDKRYEAVVDGLLPVDADWARIDAPLMADWPRRPLQKIDPAGKPSLTRWRALGGLDGEAPCSYLLLEPLTGRSHQLRVHLASIGHPILGDALYGSPEVQARAPRLLLHASALGFEHPATRERMRFASRPDFGSRFEALREVEEGAT from the coding sequence ATGGCCCCGCCCCCGCTGCAACCCGTTCACGAAGACGCCCACCTGCTGGTGCTCGACAAGCCCGCCGGCCTGCTGTGCGTGCCCGGCCGCGGCGAGGACAAGCAGGACTGCCTGAGCGCGCGCGCCCAGCGCCAGTGGCCCAATGCGCTGATCGTGCACCGGCTCGACATGGCGACCAGCGGCCTGGTGCTGATGGCGCGCGGCCTCGAGATGCAGCGCGCGCTGAGCGACGCCTTCGCCACGCGCCAGATCGACAAGCGGTATGAGGCTGTCGTCGACGGCCTGCTGCCCGTGGACGCGGACTGGGCCCGCATCGACGCCCCGCTGATGGCCGACTGGCCGCGCCGCCCGCTGCAGAAGATCGACCCGGCCGGCAAGCCCAGCCTCACGCGCTGGCGCGCCCTGGGCGGCCTCGACGGCGAGGCGCCCTGCAGCTACCTTCTGCTGGAGCCGCTCACCGGTCGCTCGCACCAGCTGCGCGTGCACCTCGCGTCGATCGGCCATCCGATCCTCGGCGATGCGCTCTATGGCAGCCCCGAAGTGCAGGCGCGCGCACCGCGCCTGCTGCTGCATGCGAGCGCGCTGGGCTTCGAGCATCCGGCCACGCGCGAGCGCATGCGCTTCGCGAGCCGGCCCGATTTCGGGTCGCGCTTCGAGGCGTTGCGGGAGGTGGAAGAAGGCGCGACGTGA
- a CDS encoding universal stress protein: protein MFNHILVPIDGSETSMLAVSKASGLALAFGSRITLIHVIDNYPFIGVGADYALGQNEYLAAATSSANAALARGVAALAAEGLHSDQRVIDGHVVHEGIVDTAIAIAADLIVMGSHGRSGIEKLLLGSVTQRVLQDSMVPVLVVKGG from the coding sequence ATGTTCAATCACATCCTGGTCCCCATCGACGGCTCCGAAACTTCCATGCTCGCGGTCAGCAAGGCCAGCGGATTGGCGCTGGCCTTCGGAAGCCGCATCACCCTGATCCACGTGATCGACAACTACCCCTTCATCGGCGTGGGCGCGGACTATGCGCTCGGCCAGAACGAGTACCTCGCCGCGGCCACCTCGAGCGCCAATGCGGCGCTCGCGCGCGGCGTGGCCGCGCTGGCGGCCGAAGGCCTGCACAGCGACCAGCGCGTGATCGACGGCCACGTGGTGCACGAAGGCATCGTGGACACGGCCATCGCCATCGCGGCCGACCTGATCGTGATGGGCTCGCACGGCCGCAGCGGCATCGAGAAGCTGCTGCTCGGCAGCGTGACGCAACGCGTGCTGCAGGACTCGATGGTGCCGGTGCTGGTGGTCAAGGGCGGCTGA
- a CDS encoding 2OG-Fe dioxygenase family protein: MTTPAFDPPFIHPAELPAALRDQGYAVLGPQAVGDWLGLPVAQLEALHADWNDLPPDEYLKDGGRYRTRRHECFTVDGEAMQQVPRRAHWQPVEYNALHGGMQRWFAPMLPATIAQPAWQRLIVKLGEAASQLRGAQRWYVEAHQFRIDTAGGIGRPTPEGAHRDGVDLVAVALVGRHDIKGGETRVFEANGRRGERFTMTEPWTLLLLDDARVIHESTPIQPLEESGAGWRDTLVITCRAQGFQGD, translated from the coding sequence GTGACCACCCCGGCCTTCGATCCACCCTTCATCCACCCCGCGGAACTGCCCGCCGCACTGCGCGACCAGGGCTATGCGGTGCTTGGGCCCCAGGCCGTGGGCGACTGGCTCGGCCTGCCGGTCGCGCAGCTCGAGGCGCTGCATGCCGACTGGAACGATCTTCCGCCCGACGAATACCTGAAGGACGGTGGCCGCTATCGCACGCGGCGCCACGAATGCTTCACCGTCGATGGCGAGGCGATGCAGCAGGTGCCGCGCCGCGCGCACTGGCAACCGGTCGAATACAACGCACTGCATGGCGGCATGCAGCGCTGGTTCGCGCCGATGCTGCCGGCCACGATCGCGCAGCCGGCCTGGCAGCGATTGATCGTCAAGCTCGGCGAAGCGGCAAGCCAGCTGCGCGGCGCGCAGCGCTGGTACGTGGAAGCGCACCAGTTCCGCATCGACACCGCGGGCGGCATCGGCCGGCCCACGCCCGAGGGCGCGCACCGCGATGGCGTGGACCTGGTGGCGGTGGCGCTGGTGGGCCGCCACGACATCAAGGGTGGCGAGACGCGCGTGTTCGAGGCCAACGGGCGGCGCGGCGAGCGCTTCACCATGACCGAGCCGTGGACGCTGCTGCTGCTCGACGATGCGCGCGTGATCCACGAGTCGACGCCGATCCAGCCGCTCGAGGAGAGCGGCGCGGGCTGGCGCGACACGCTGGTGATCACCTGCCGCGCCCAGGGTTTTCAGGGCGACTGA
- a CDS encoding DUF427 domain-containing protein, with protein sequence MKATWNGATIAESDDTVLVEGNHYFPISSLNRDVVTFSNHKTTCPWKGSANYYSLLVNGELNTDAAWYYADPKPEADMVRDRVAFWKDVKVTAS encoded by the coding sequence ATGAAAGCCACCTGGAACGGCGCCACCATCGCCGAAAGCGACGACACCGTGCTCGTCGAGGGCAACCACTACTTCCCCATCTCGTCGCTCAACCGCGACGTCGTGACCTTCAGCAACCACAAGACCACCTGCCCCTGGAAGGGCAGCGCGAACTACTACTCGCTCCTGGTCAACGGCGAACTCAACACCGACGCCGCCTGGTACTACGCCGACCCCAAGCCCGAGGCCGACATGGTCCGCGACCGCGTCGCGTTCTGGAAAGACGTGAAGGTCACGGCGTCGTGA
- a CDS encoding IS3 family transposase, with protein sequence MHLDPPKGKGWDNPCSETLFGSLKTECLHGQRLQTKREAKDEIIDWLLQCTRARLHSTPAYVSPIRFEQHWRANQPRQANPCDQPWDTDSRGKVNS encoded by the coding sequence ATGCATCTCGATCCGCCCAAAGGCAAAGGCTGGGACAACCCTTGCAGCGAGACGCTGTTCGGCTCATTGAAGACGGAGTGCCTGCACGGTCAGCGCTTGCAGACCAAGCGCGAGGCGAAAGACGAAATCATCGACTGGTTGCTCCAGTGCACCCGCGCCCGGCTGCACTCAACGCCGGCCTACGTCAGCCCGATCCGGTTCGAGCAGCACTGGCGTGCCAATCAGCCAAGGCAAGCCAATCCATGTGATCAGCCATGGGATACGGATTCCAGGGGCAAGGTCAACAGCTAG
- a CDS encoding SDR family oxidoreductase — MSGRLEGKVCVITGGAGSIGQATARLFVAEGARVMLVDIDEASLKALSSEFGASVVGFSVTDVSRSDEIREMFERTVARFGRVDVIFSNAGNSGVICPLAEFPEDEFDRVLAVHVKGAFLCCKYGIASMNDGGSVIITSSVVGVRGDPGAYAYITAKHAQVGLMRSVSKEAATRGIRVNTIHPGPIANDFQHRVEKSLSTVMNCDAGEFFDQVIPLKRHGKPQEVAQSVLYLASSQSSFVTGSLLMVDGGMSA; from the coding sequence ATGAGCGGTCGACTCGAAGGCAAGGTTTGCGTGATCACGGGAGGCGCGGGCAGTATTGGCCAAGCGACCGCTCGCCTCTTTGTTGCCGAAGGCGCTCGAGTGATGCTGGTGGACATCGATGAAGCCTCGCTGAAGGCCCTGTCGAGCGAGTTCGGCGCGAGCGTTGTCGGGTTCTCCGTGACAGACGTTTCCAGAAGCGATGAGATTCGCGAGATGTTCGAACGCACCGTTGCTCGGTTCGGGCGTGTCGATGTGATCTTTAGCAACGCTGGGAACAGCGGTGTCATTTGCCCGCTCGCGGAGTTCCCCGAAGACGAGTTCGATCGCGTTCTCGCTGTTCATGTCAAGGGGGCGTTTCTTTGCTGCAAGTACGGCATCGCATCGATGAACGACGGTGGAAGCGTGATCATCACATCGAGCGTCGTCGGTGTACGGGGCGACCCCGGTGCCTACGCCTATATCACCGCCAAGCATGCGCAGGTCGGGTTGATGCGGTCGGTCTCGAAGGAGGCCGCGACTCGCGGCATCCGTGTCAACACGATACATCCGGGACCGATCGCTAACGACTTTCAGCATCGTGTGGAGAAGAGCTTGAGTACCGTGATGAATTGCGATGCTGGAGAGTTCTTCGATCAGGTGATACCCCTGAAGCGTCATGGCAAGCCACAAGAGGTCGCTCAATCAGTTCTCTATCTGGCTTCATCTCAGAGTAGCTTTGTGACAGGCAGCCTGCTGATGGTCGATGGAGGAATGAGTGCCTAG
- a CDS encoding cupin domain-containing protein yields MNIANPDNQPVVTDDHPTGVLGFRYLLNGTPLTPENYMVQIAENLGHFKMVTHRHNFDQFRYVISGQMNLGEGRVLKEGELCYFPEGTSYGPQDDPAGPVALVMQFGGASGYGYMSPQQYRQGREELRRIGRFEGPVFVKQDANGKVSKKLSINAIWEQAMGERLLIPAPRYSDVVIMKPKAFRWMPSAIGRGVFRKLLGSFSERGITAEVFKVKARGLLPVINEDAIRVYFVLSGEGRIGGCRIERHCAADFQPGEQGQIAADSELEMLAFRLPMLSRDLQDPQLSSTEPLPGESVAEQS; encoded by the coding sequence ATGAACATTGCCAATCCAGACAATCAACCCGTCGTGACCGACGACCACCCCACCGGTGTCCTCGGATTCCGCTATCTGCTCAATGGCACACCACTGACTCCCGAAAACTACATGGTCCAGATCGCGGAAAATCTGGGTCATTTCAAGATGGTGACGCACAGGCACAACTTTGATCAGTTCCGCTACGTCATCAGCGGGCAAATGAATCTCGGTGAAGGTCGAGTGCTGAAGGAGGGCGAGCTCTGCTATTTCCCCGAGGGGACCTCCTACGGACCGCAGGACGACCCGGCCGGCCCCGTCGCCCTGGTGATGCAGTTCGGCGGCGCCAGCGGCTACGGCTACATGAGCCCGCAACAGTACAGACAGGGCCGGGAAGAGCTTCGAAGAATCGGGCGATTCGAAGGTCCCGTGTTTGTCAAGCAGGATGCCAACGGAAAGGTGTCGAAGAAGCTAAGCATCAACGCGATCTGGGAGCAAGCCATGGGCGAGCGATTGCTGATCCCTGCACCACGCTACAGCGATGTGGTGATCATGAAGCCCAAGGCATTTCGCTGGATGCCCAGCGCGATCGGCCGAGGCGTCTTTCGCAAGTTGCTTGGAAGCTTTTCCGAGCGTGGTATCACGGCGGAGGTATTCAAGGTGAAGGCCAGAGGCTTGCTGCCTGTCATTAACGAAGATGCGATCCGTGTGTATTTCGTCCTCTCGGGTGAAGGCCGAATCGGCGGCTGCCGGATCGAACGCCATTGCGCGGCGGACTTCCAGCCAGGCGAGCAAGGCCAGATCGCGGCGGACTCCGAGCTCGAAATGCTTGCATTCAGGTTGCCGATGCTGTCGCGTGATCTGCAGGATCCTCAGCTTTCGAGTACGGAGCCGCTGCCAGGTGAATCCGTGGCGGAGCAATCATGA
- a CDS encoding tripartite tricarboxylate transporter substrate binding protein: MPLFQRLLLPFAVLLFAFAPTAGAADTFPEKPMRLFVTFGPGSGPDTLARAIAPKIAEVLGQSVVIENRPAANGNVAAQQMLQAAHDGYTLLLATDSLFTVNPYLLPKTSYDIFGDLALIAPVAEASMFLVVHPSLGVTTFRELINLVKANPGKYAYFAPTGAPHHLLSERLTEIYGLDWVRVSYRDPQQALTEMIGGLVPIGFASYAQIASSVSSGQLKALGVSTSSRLDSHASVPALNETVPGLEEVGWYAIYAPTGTPKPVIEKLAQAVVKARDSAEVKQRLDQFGMRLVTADPAAFSARVQAENQRRGRLIKERGIRID, translated from the coding sequence ATGCCGCTTTTCCAGAGACTCTTGCTGCCGTTTGCCGTCCTCCTCTTTGCGTTTGCACCGACAGCGGGTGCCGCCGACACCTTCCCGGAGAAGCCCATGAGGCTCTTCGTGACATTCGGCCCGGGCTCCGGTCCCGACACGCTCGCTCGGGCCATAGCGCCGAAGATTGCGGAAGTGCTCGGACAAAGCGTCGTTATCGAGAATCGCCCGGCTGCGAACGGCAACGTCGCCGCACAGCAGATGCTGCAGGCAGCGCACGACGGATACACGCTTCTTCTCGCCACGGACTCCCTGTTCACGGTAAATCCATACCTGCTTCCCAAAACCTCCTATGACATCTTTGGCGACCTCGCGTTGATCGCACCGGTGGCGGAAGCATCGATGTTCCTGGTCGTGCACCCATCGTTGGGAGTAACTACGTTCAGGGAGCTCATCAACCTGGTCAAGGCCAATCCGGGCAAGTACGCCTACTTCGCTCCGACAGGGGCACCGCATCACTTGCTGAGCGAGCGGCTCACCGAGATTTATGGGCTGGATTGGGTCCGAGTCTCATATCGGGACCCGCAACAAGCATTGACAGAGATGATTGGGGGATTGGTGCCGATTGGCTTTGCGTCCTATGCGCAGATTGCCAGCAGCGTAAGTTCGGGCCAACTGAAGGCATTGGGTGTTAGTACCTCATCAAGGCTCGATTCCCACGCTTCCGTTCCGGCACTGAATGAGACGGTGCCAGGGCTGGAGGAAGTGGGGTGGTATGCGATCTACGCTCCCACGGGGACACCAAAGCCGGTGATCGAAAAACTCGCGCAGGCCGTCGTCAAAGCACGCGACTCGGCGGAGGTCAAGCAACGCCTGGATCAGTTCGGTATGCGCCTGGTGACTGCCGACCCAGCCGCTTTCTCGGCAAGAGTCCAGGCCGAAAACCAGCGACGCGGGAGGCTGATCAAGGAACGTGGGATCAGGATCGACTAA